The following are from one region of the Capsicum annuum cultivar UCD-10X-F1 chromosome 1, UCD10Xv1.1, whole genome shotgun sequence genome:
- the LOC107865765 gene encoding tetraspanin-10 isoform X1 — MSTSTSIFVIRWINFLTMLLAVGVVGFGIWMGAHHDGCRKSLTLPVLGLGGVIFVVSIVGFFGAWKNNTILLWIYLIMLCLILVAILVFTVLAFIVTNNSSGHSVNGLRYKEYHLQDYSSWFLKQLNNTHNWKHLKSCLVKTNDCSNLSKRYKTRKEYKLAKLTPIEAGCCRPPSECGYPAVNASYYDLSFHPKSSSKDCKLYKNSKNVKCYSCDSCKAGVAQYMKTEWRVVAIFNVILFIVLSIIYFVGCCARRSAARRRSKI; from the exons CTGTTAGCTGTGGGCGTTGTAGGTTTTGGGATATGGATGGGCGCTCATCATGATGGCTGTCGGAAGTCTCTCACTCTGCCTGTTCTTGGCCTTGGAGGTGTTATATTCGTGGT ATCAATTGTTGGGTTTTTTGGAGCATGGAAGAACAACACCATCTTGTTGTGGATT TATCTGATCATGCTTTGCTTGATTTTGGTGGCAATATTGGTCTTCACCGTTTTGGC GTTCATTGTAACGAATAATAGCTCAGGTCATAGTGTTAATGGACTAAG GTACAAGGAGTATCATCTTCAAGACTACAGTTCGTGGTTTCTAAAACAA CTCAATAACACCCATAACTGGAAGCATCTGAAAAGCTGTCTTGTCAAGACGAATGATTGTAGTAACCTATCAAAAAGATACAAG ACTCGAAAGGAATATAAATTAGCAAAACTAACACCTATTGAAGCTGGTTGCTGCAGACCACCATCTGA GTGTGGTTACCCTGCTGTTAACGCCTCATACTATGACTTGAGCTTTCATCCGAAGAGTTCCAGCAAGGACTGCAAGCTTTACAAAAACTCGAAGAATGTCAAATGCTATAGCTGTGATTCCTGCAA GGCTGGTGTCGCACAATACATGAAAACTGAATGGAGAGTGGTTGCTATCTTCAACGTGATTCTCTTCATCGTTTTG TCGATAATCTACTTCGTGGGATGCTGTGCAAGGCGTAGTGCTGCTCGGAGACGCTCTAAAATTTGA
- the LOC107865765 gene encoding tetraspanin-10 isoform X2, giving the protein MSTSTSIFVIRWINFLTMLLAVGVVGFGIWMGAHHDGCRKSLTLPVLGLGGVIFVVSIVGFFGAWKNNTILLWIYLIMLCLILVAILVFTVLAYKEYHLQDYSSWFLKQLNNTHNWKHLKSCLVKTNDCSNLSKRYKTRKEYKLAKLTPIEAGCCRPPSECGYPAVNASYYDLSFHPKSSSKDCKLYKNSKNVKCYSCDSCKAGVAQYMKTEWRVVAIFNVILFIVLSIIYFVGCCARRSAARRRSKI; this is encoded by the exons CTGTTAGCTGTGGGCGTTGTAGGTTTTGGGATATGGATGGGCGCTCATCATGATGGCTGTCGGAAGTCTCTCACTCTGCCTGTTCTTGGCCTTGGAGGTGTTATATTCGTGGT ATCAATTGTTGGGTTTTTTGGAGCATGGAAGAACAACACCATCTTGTTGTGGATT TATCTGATCATGCTTTGCTTGATTTTGGTGGCAATATTGGTCTTCACCGTTTTGGC GTACAAGGAGTATCATCTTCAAGACTACAGTTCGTGGTTTCTAAAACAA CTCAATAACACCCATAACTGGAAGCATCTGAAAAGCTGTCTTGTCAAGACGAATGATTGTAGTAACCTATCAAAAAGATACAAG ACTCGAAAGGAATATAAATTAGCAAAACTAACACCTATTGAAGCTGGTTGCTGCAGACCACCATCTGA GTGTGGTTACCCTGCTGTTAACGCCTCATACTATGACTTGAGCTTTCATCCGAAGAGTTCCAGCAAGGACTGCAAGCTTTACAAAAACTCGAAGAATGTCAAATGCTATAGCTGTGATTCCTGCAA GGCTGGTGTCGCACAATACATGAAAACTGAATGGAGAGTGGTTGCTATCTTCAACGTGATTCTCTTCATCGTTTTG TCGATAATCTACTTCGTGGGATGCTGTGCAAGGCGTAGTGCTGCTCGGAGACGCTCTAAAATTTGA